A section of the Rhizobium sp. BG4 genome encodes:
- a CDS encoding aminotransferase class I/II-fold pyridoxal phosphate-dependent enzyme, with product MARVGVREWLALAPVMLSGKLARYSDDTGGPLKRFETDFCEKFGVAHALTMCNGTAALISAVAAAGIGPGDEVLVPAYTWIATAAAPLAAGAVPVLVDIDHTLTMDPADILRKITPRTKAIIPVHMSNMVCDMDAIMRIAKEHNLIVIEDACQAVGLTYKGKRTGSFGHASAYSFNQFKNINIGEGGALATGDHTLFARARMFHDIGALFRGHLEFIKEPPILGVNFKANQIQGAMLNVQLSKLDPMIAKMRRRYDVMAEILSHSDVMRVGPHNDIAAAAGLHVIFDTEDDAKRFAAEHKRGVYRLYDSSRHVFTNWQPVLQKRTAHPAMNPYNWADKAVDYGGDTCTQSLDILRRTCRISLGENYPLMLMAHLAKRMVQQRPAGGQLAYAT from the coding sequence ATGGCCCGTGTCGGAGTTCGTGAATGGCTGGCGCTTGCGCCGGTAATGCTGTCCGGAAAGCTTGCCCGCTACAGCGATGACACCGGAGGGCCTCTGAAGCGCTTCGAAACGGATTTCTGCGAGAAATTCGGCGTCGCCCATGCGCTGACCATGTGCAACGGCACGGCAGCGCTGATCTCGGCCGTCGCCGCCGCCGGCATCGGCCCGGGCGACGAAGTGCTGGTTCCCGCCTATACCTGGATCGCCACGGCAGCCGCACCGCTCGCCGCCGGCGCCGTTCCCGTGCTCGTCGATATCGACCACACGCTGACGATGGATCCGGCCGATATCCTGCGCAAGATCACCCCGCGCACCAAGGCGATCATCCCGGTGCACATGTCGAACATGGTCTGCGACATGGACGCCATCATGCGCATCGCAAAGGAGCACAACCTCATTGTCATCGAGGACGCCTGCCAGGCCGTCGGCCTGACCTACAAGGGCAAGCGCACCGGCTCGTTCGGCCATGCCTCGGCCTATAGTTTCAACCAGTTCAAGAACATCAACATCGGCGAAGGCGGGGCGCTGGCGACCGGCGACCACACGCTCTTTGCCCGCGCCCGCATGTTCCACGATATCGGCGCGCTCTTCCGCGGCCACCTCGAATTCATCAAGGAACCGCCGATCCTCGGCGTCAACTTCAAGGCCAACCAGATCCAGGGCGCAATGCTGAACGTCCAGCTGAGCAAGCTCGACCCGATGATCGCCAAGATGCGCCGCCGCTACGACGTGATGGCCGAGATCCTCTCGCATAGCGACGTGATGCGCGTCGGCCCGCATAATGACATCGCCGCCGCCGCCGGCCTGCATGTGATCTTCGACACCGAGGACGATGCCAAGCGCTTCGCCGCCGAGCACAAGCGCGGCGTCTACCGCCTCTACGATTCCAGCCGCCACGTCTTCACCAACTGGCAGCCGGTCCTGCAGAAGCGCACCGCCCACCCGGCCATGAACCCTTATAACTGGGCCGACAAGGCCGTCGATTACGGCGGCGATACCTGCACCCAGTCGCTCGATATCCTCAGACGCACCTGCCGCATCAGCCTCGGCGAAAACTATCCGCTGATGCTGATGGCGCATCTTGCCAAGCGCATGGTGCAGCAGCGCCCGGCCGGCGGACAGCTCGCCTATGCGACCTGA
- a CDS encoding 4'-phosphopantetheinyl transferase superfamily protein: MRPDAGGSDGIIDLWLFDIEPPLHQLRSLETHLGEDEWARAASFVFDADRNRYIAGRGRLREILANYLDVAPGHVRFTYNGYGKPSLDDAHTTDLQFNLSHSAGLALLAVSDRYTIGADIEQVAPLKEDVASYFFSDAERRDLSVLPQAEYLDGFFRCWTRKEAFVKAHGEGLSLPLQSFDVSIGTEPAPLLKRLECDPSGPENWKLFNLTPAPGFAAALAVFTHGGSPELRWRSLDETYAVSLASRM; the protein is encoded by the coding sequence ATGCGACCTGACGCGGGCGGCAGCGACGGTATCATCGACCTCTGGCTGTTCGATATCGAGCCGCCGCTGCATCAGCTGCGAAGCCTTGAAACCCATCTCGGCGAAGACGAGTGGGCGCGAGCCGCCAGCTTCGTCTTCGATGCCGACCGCAACCGCTACATCGCCGGCCGCGGCCGCCTGCGGGAAATCCTCGCAAACTATCTTGACGTCGCCCCGGGCCATGTCCGCTTCACCTATAACGGCTACGGCAAGCCGTCGCTCGACGATGCCCATACCACGGACCTTCAGTTCAACCTCAGTCACAGCGCCGGCCTAGCGCTGCTGGCGGTTTCGGACCGCTATACGATCGGAGCGGATATCGAACAGGTGGCGCCGCTGAAGGAAGATGTCGCCAGCTATTTCTTCTCGGATGCCGAACGCCGCGACCTCTCGGTCCTCCCGCAAGCCGAATATCTCGACGGCTTCTTCCGCTGCTGGACGCGCAAGGAGGCTTTCGTCAAGGCGCACGGCGAAGGGCTCTCTTTGCCGCTGCAATCCTTCGACGTCTCGATCGGAACGGAACCCGCCCCTCTCCTCAAGCGGCTGGAATGCGATCCCTCAGGTCCGGAAAACTGGAAGCTCTTCAACCTGACACCTGCGCCAGGTTTCGCCGCCGCGCTAGCGGTTTTCACCCACGGCGGCTCGCCGGAGCTGCGCTGGCGTAGTCTCGATGAGACTTACGCCGTCAGCCTCGCGTCGAGAATGTAA
- a CDS encoding GMC family oxidoreductase: MSILDLRSMPVHTLLQADVAIIGAGPAGLTIARELSRKADVLVLDSGGPSYEPGPQVLNAVENTGEPSGERRAPEGRGYNGSLSWLNDIPAFELRNRMLGGSTHTWVGKCAAFDEMDFALRPWLRLSGWPFERSELMPHLDRAAELLNLGPNVYDAGLHALLRTAPEKLNFDDRTLRYFFWQFSHERQKRGEPMRFANVARSLALSGTKFLTNANVTEIRAEQRGHHSLSVASPEGNMATVRTKMVVLCCGGVENARLLLASNSMSSAGLGNARGTVGRYLADHPRTTLMRFGKSSDIDAVARHFNFYGLKHEGAPHFYLRGLSLSPMIQAREGLTNCAAYPVQIHAADDPWAALKRLAKGGGKRAISDLMTVLGSPGMLTSGAYQRLVKLRGLPHRSAELRFDVMAEQQLDPESRVTLSEKLDRFGKPIARVNWKIGETEIESIARLAQTISAEFRRLGLPEPELADWIAAGDTSAAAFMDMAHPSCTTRMGSDPATSVVDGNSMVHGVEGLYVAGSSVFPTAGHANPTLMLVALSMRLADHLQERLAEERRPLPGSQPSRQVS; encoded by the coding sequence TTGAGCATTCTCGACCTCAGATCCATGCCTGTCCACACGCTGCTGCAGGCGGATGTCGCAATCATCGGCGCCGGGCCGGCAGGGCTGACCATCGCGCGCGAACTGTCACGCAAGGCCGACGTCCTCGTGCTCGACAGCGGCGGCCCTTCCTACGAGCCGGGACCGCAGGTTCTGAACGCGGTCGAGAATACCGGCGAGCCCTCCGGCGAGCGGCGTGCACCTGAGGGACGCGGCTATAATGGCAGCCTTTCCTGGCTGAACGACATCCCGGCCTTCGAGCTGCGCAACCGCATGCTCGGCGGCAGCACCCATACATGGGTCGGCAAATGCGCGGCTTTCGACGAGATGGATTTCGCGCTCAGGCCCTGGCTCAGGCTCTCCGGCTGGCCGTTCGAGCGCAGTGAGCTGATGCCGCATCTCGACCGTGCCGCCGAACTCCTCAATCTCGGCCCGAACGTCTATGACGCCGGGCTGCATGCGCTGCTCAGGACCGCGCCCGAGAAGCTCAATTTCGACGACCGGACGCTGCGCTATTTCTTCTGGCAGTTCAGCCACGAGCGGCAGAAGCGCGGCGAGCCGATGCGTTTTGCCAATGTGGCGCGCAGCCTGGCGCTATCAGGGACGAAATTCCTCACCAATGCCAATGTGACGGAGATCCGCGCCGAGCAGCGCGGACATCATTCGCTCTCGGTTGCCAGCCCCGAGGGCAATATGGCGACGGTCAGGACGAAGATGGTGGTGCTCTGCTGCGGCGGTGTCGAGAATGCCCGGCTGCTGCTCGCCTCCAACTCGATGTCCTCAGCCGGTCTCGGCAATGCGCGCGGTACGGTCGGGCGCTATCTCGCCGATCATCCGCGCACCACGCTGATGCGATTCGGCAAGAGCAGCGATATCGATGCCGTCGCCCGGCACTTCAATTTCTACGGGTTGAAGCATGAGGGTGCGCCGCATTTCTATCTGCGCGGCCTGTCGCTCAGCCCGATGATCCAGGCGCGCGAGGGGCTGACCAATTGCGCCGCCTATCCGGTGCAGATCCATGCGGCCGACGATCCCTGGGCGGCGCTGAAGCGTCTGGCGAAGGGAGGGGGCAAGCGCGCGATCAGCGATCTCATGACGGTGCTCGGTTCACCGGGCATGCTGACCTCCGGCGCCTATCAGCGCCTCGTCAAGCTGCGTGGCCTGCCGCATCGCTCGGCGGAGCTGCGCTTCGACGTGATGGCCGAGCAGCAGTTGGATCCGGAGAGCCGGGTGACGCTGTCGGAGAAACTCGACCGCTTCGGCAAGCCGATCGCCCGCGTCAACTGGAAGATCGGCGAGACCGAGATCGAAAGCATCGCCAGGCTGGCGCAGACGATATCGGCCGAGTTCCGCCGCCTCGGGCTCCCGGAACCTGAACTGGCTGACTGGATCGCCGCCGGCGACACGTCGGCTGCTGCCTTCATGGACATGGCGCACCCCTCCTGCACGACGCGCATGGGCAGCGATCCCGCGACCAGCGTCGTCGATGGCAATTCGATGGTTCATGGGGTCGAGGGGCTCTATGTGGCCGGAAGC